The genomic region CGAATTAAAAATCAGATTGTTATGAGATCGTACATCCGCGACCCCATCCCGATCTCTTCTGCATATTCCAGCTGCCGGCAGCCGTCCGTCTGCGGGTGGACGCCTTTGAACTTGTCTTCGCCTTGGTGATGGTGGGCGGTCAGATCCGAGTCCTCGTATCCCTGCTGCTGGTTCACGAGATCGAAACTTGCAGCATCGATGGCAACCGGGTCCTTCGATGCAAGGATGCCGATATCCGCAACGATCGGCGCATCGCTGAACGGGAAGCAGTCGCACTCCGGGGTGATCCGGATGAGGAAGTTCATGTACCCCACTTTGTTCTCTTTTCCAAGGACCGCCCCGTAGGCATATTCGACCATCCGCTCCATGAACTGCGGGATCTCGGTCTCCCAGTCGATATCGATGGCATTTTCCGGGCACGCGTGCATGCATTCGAAACAGCCGATGCAGAGATCGCGGTCAAGTACCGACTTTTTCTGCTTTACGGTTATCGCTTTCTCCGGGCAGACTTTCATGCAGGATGCACATCCCGTGCATCTCTCCGAGATCGTGAACGGCCGGGCATTATGCTGGGCCCGTTTCCCCTCCGGGGGAGCACACCCCATGGCAAGGTTCTTGATGGCCCCGCCAAAGCCGGATACTATGTGACCCTTGAAATGACTGAGCACGATCAGGCTGTCGGCGGCCGCAATATCACCGGCGATCGAGACCTCGTTGAAATGTTTCTTCCCGATTGCGACCTTCCGGATATTTTTCCCGTTGAGCCCGTCGGCAATTATCACCGGTGCGCCTGCAACCGCATAATCGAATCCGTGAAGAATTGCGGTTCCTATGTGCTCGACCGCATTCGACCGGCCGCCAAGGTACAGCGTGTTCGTGTCCGTCAGGAACGGCAGGGCCTTGCACTCTTTTACTTTCTCCACAACCTGCCGGACATAGACCGGGCTGATGAACCCGTCGCTGCCCACCTCGCCGAAATGGAGTTTTATCGCTGTCTTCTCCCCATGTCCGAGAAGCTCAGAAAAACCGGCGCGATCGAACAGCCGCTGCACCTTGGCTGTTGTCGATTCCTTCTCTGAATGCGCTCGTATGGAAGCAAAGTAGACCGGGCTTTTCATGGATGCATCTCTCCTCTGACAGGAGTATTCTCGCCCGGAGTAGTAGAATTGATCGGTCTTTTTTGACCTGCCCTTTTTACCTGCCCGGTGGAATCAGCGTTAAGGGCTTCCCGTCCCACAAGCGGAGTGATGAAAAACTAAAAAAAAACCTGAGAGAAAAAAGAGAAGGAATTATTCCCGCTTGCCGAGATGGTGATCGAGGTAGAAGAGGTGGCCGGGAACATCGCCGACAATTTTTATCTGGTTTAAGATATCGAGCGCCTGTTCCTCCTCTTCAACCTGCTCTTTGACAAACCACTGGAGCATCTCGAACGTGGCATGATCCTTCTCCTTGATCGCAAGATCAACGAGTGCGTTTATCATCCCGGTCACTTTCTGCTCATGGGAATAGACTTCTTCAAAGACTTTTCCGGCGGAAGTCCACTTGGCTTTCGGGGCTTCGATCTCCCCAAGCGTGACCTTGCCGCCCCTCGCATGGATGAAATCGTAAATCTTCTCGGCATGCGCCCGCTCTTCCTTTGCCTGGACCCGCAACCATTTTGCAAACCCCTTCATGCTGGTGGTCTCACAATAGGCGGACATAGCAAGGTACAGGTACGCCGAGTAATACTCGCGGTTGACCTGTTTGTTTAACGCTTCTTCCATGGTTTTGGAAATCATACCAGTTACTCCCTGATGAACGTTCATTGGTTTTCCGTTTTATAATGCTTTCGTATGGCGGCAATTCATCAGGAACTGCGGTTTTACAAAAAGAAAAAAAAGGAAAAGAGCAGGAAAAATGAGGCCGGGGAAATTATTTTTTCATCCGTTTCTGTTCGGCTTCCATATCGAGAATAATTTCCAGTTCAAGGGATCTCCCATAGGCAACCTGGGCTTCATCGCTTCTTCCCAGTTCATCGAGACAGACCCCCTTGATATACCAGGCTGTTGCATCATTGCCGTTCAGGGTCGATGCCCGGGTGCTGGCGTTCAGGGCAGCCTCGTACATCTCCAGCTGAAAGAGAGCAAGCGCTTTTTTCGACCAGGCTTCCTCATAGTTCTGGTCGAGCGAGATCGCTTTTTCGCAATCGGCGAGGCCCTCCTTGTACCTGCCGGTCTCGATGAATACCGATCCCCTCTGGCACCAGGCCTCGGCATAGCGTGCATCGATGCTCAGGGCTTTCTCGTAGTAGGCAACCGCCTCCTTGAACTTCGTCCTCTTGGCAAAGGTTTTTCCTTTCTTCACGAGCTCGACTGCTTCTTTCAGCGGCATAGTTCGACCCCCTCTATGTCAGGGCACTGCGTCATCATGAACCCTCCCATGCGTCGGATATAAGATCGCCGAAGATCCTCTTGAGCGCTTTCTTCTCGTAATCGGTCTTTTCCTCATGTGCCCTGAGGAGATGCTTTGGCTCTTCCCAGACGAACCAGTCCCGCATGGTCATATAGGACAGAAGGCTGTCGGTTAACAGGACGCCGACTTTGTAGAGATCATAATAATAATCAAGGGTCGGGGGGTCGTTCCATTTGACCGGGCCGAGAGGTTTTTCAATGATTTCCAGCATGTTGTCGCCAAACACCTTGGACTGGTACCAGGCCGTGTGGGTCCACCGGGTGGTGAGCATCTCTTTCACTTCGAGATGGTTGAATTTTTTCATCTGGGGAATGTTCAGGACCGGCATGAGTTCGTCCGCCGGCAGGGTTTTTGCAAGGAACATGTCGCGGGCATAGAACATGGCTTTGTTCAGGACGAAATACCGCCGGGGAACGATACTCTCCTGCTCCATCATCTCGTCCATATCGTTCTTGCTCTCTTTCATCACATGGTAGAGCTGGGTCTTCCTTATCTTCGGCATCCGGTTGTACACGCTGGCGTTCGTGATCGCGCTCCAGGGAATATCATTGACATCCTCATTGAAATGGGAGAAGAGGATG from uncultured Methanoregula sp. harbors:
- a CDS encoding DUF362 domain-containing protein, with the translated sequence MKSPVYFASIRAHSEKESTTAKVQRLFDRAGFSELLGHGEKTAIKLHFGEVGSDGFISPVYVRQVVEKVKECKALPFLTDTNTLYLGGRSNAVEHIGTAILHGFDYAVAGAPVIIADGLNGKNIRKVAIGKKHFNEVSIAGDIAAADSLIVLSHFKGHIVSGFGGAIKNLAMGCAPPEGKRAQHNARPFTISERCTGCASCMKVCPEKAITVKQKKSVLDRDLCIGCFECMHACPENAIDIDWETEIPQFMERMVEYAYGAVLGKENKVGYMNFLIRITPECDCFPFSDAPIVADIGILASKDPVAIDAASFDLVNQQQGYEDSDLTAHHHQGEDKFKGVHPQTDGCRQLEYAEEIGMGSRMYDLITI
- a CDS encoding tetratricopeptide repeat protein, encoding MPLKEAVELVKKGKTFAKRTKFKEAVAYYEKALSIDARYAEAWCQRGSVFIETGRYKEGLADCEKAISLDQNYEEAWSKKALALFQLEMYEAALNASTRASTLNGNDATAWYIKGVCLDELGRSDEAQVAYGRSLELEIILDMEAEQKRMKK
- a CDS encoding ferritin, with amino-acid sequence MISKTMEEALNKQVNREYYSAYLYLAMSAYCETTSMKGFAKWLRVQAKEERAHAEKIYDFIHARGGKVTLGEIEAPKAKWTSAGKVFEEVYSHEQKVTGMINALVDLAIKEKDHATFEMLQWFVKEQVEEEEQALDILNQIKIVGDVPGHLFYLDHHLGKRE